TCGCGCGTGAGGGTGAACAGCGGCTCGAAGTACGCGCGCGCCTCCTCGGTGTGCGACTCCGGCTCGTTGGCGATGGACCACAGCACGACGCACGGGTGGTTCTTGTCCCGGGCGACGAGCTCGCGGATGGCCTGCCGGTGCACCTCCTGGGTGCGGCCGTCGATCGTCTCCGCGGAGAACGTCGTCCACCCCTGGTTGCCGAAGATGCCGCCGCCGAGGCCCATGTTGAGGCCGACGGCCGCCGTCTCGTCGATCACGACCACGCCGGTGCGGTCGGCGTAGTCGTAGACCTCCTCCGCGTACGGGTAGTGGGAGGTGCGGAACGAGTTCGCGCCGATCCAGTCCATGAGCGCGAAGTCGTGCACGAGCATCACGTCGTCGTGGCCCTTGCCGCGCACCGCGACGTCCTCGTGCTTGCCGAAGCCGCGGAACCGGAACGGCTCGTCGTTGATCAGCAGCCGGGTGCCGTCGACGCGCACGGTGCGGATGCCGACCGTCTGCTCGTAGACGTCCAGCAGCTCCCCCGCCCCGTCGAGCAGCTCGACGTGCGCGGTGTACAGGTACGCGGCCCCCGGCTGCCACAGGTGGGCGTCCGGCACCTCGACCCGCCCGGAGGCCCCGGTCGCCCGCCCGACCTCGGCGCCGGCCTCGTCGACCAGCCGCACCCGCACGGTGTGCGGCGCGTCCCCGACGGTCACCACGTCGTAGTCGACGAGCCCCGTCGTGCCGTCCCGCCCGGTGCGCACCGTGACGTCGTCCACCGCGGTGGCGGGCGTCCGGTGCAGCCACACGGTGCGGTGCAGCCCGGCGTAGTTGTAGAAGTCGTGGAAGTAGAGCTGCCGCGGACCGTGCGGCGTGTCGCGCACGTGGCCCGGCGGGATCGTCTGGAACGACAGCCGGTTGTCCACCGCGACGGTCACGCGGAGCTCCTGCCCGGCGGCGGCGATCGCGGTGAGGTCGGCCTCGAACGGCGTGTAGCCGCCCACGTGCTCCGCGACCAGGACGTCCCCGACCCAGACGCTCGCCGCGTGGGTCGCGGCGCCGAACCGCAGCAGCACGCGCGACCCGTCCCAGCCGGCCGGGACCCGCACCGTCGTCTGGTACCAGACCTCGCCGACGTGGTCGCGGACGGCCGGGTCCGCCAGGACGTCGTTGAAGCTCGCCGGCACCGGCATCCAGCCGGCGTCGGGCAGCTCCCGGGCGAACCACCGGGAGTCCCGCCCCTCGCCGGCGGGGTCGGTCCGGAACCGCCAGAGGCCGTCCAGGCTCTTGCGCTCGCGGGTGGCGGTGTCGGAGGGGCGCAGCATCGGGTCTCCTCGCTCGGGGATGCGGGTGGGGCTCGGGTCGTCGGGACGGGTGGTCGCGGGGTCGCGGCGGGGTGCGCCGCCGCCGTCAGCGGGCGGCGACGGCCTGCTCGTGCCGGGCGGC
This is a stretch of genomic DNA from Cellulomonas sp. ES6. It encodes these proteins:
- the uidA gene encoding beta-glucuronidase produces the protein MLRPSDTATRERKSLDGLWRFRTDPAGEGRDSRWFARELPDAGWMPVPASFNDVLADPAVRDHVGEVWYQTTVRVPAGWDGSRVLLRFGAATHAASVWVGDVLVAEHVGGYTPFEADLTAIAAAGQELRVTVAVDNRLSFQTIPPGHVRDTPHGPRQLYFHDFYNYAGLHRTVWLHRTPATAVDDVTVRTGRDGTTGLVDYDVVTVGDAPHTVRVRLVDEAGAEVGRATGASGRVEVPDAHLWQPGAAYLYTAHVELLDGAGELLDVYEQTVGIRTVRVDGTRLLINDEPFRFRGFGKHEDVAVRGKGHDDVMLVHDFALMDWIGANSFRTSHYPYAEEVYDYADRTGVVVIDETAAVGLNMGLGGGIFGNQGWTTFSAETIDGRTQEVHRQAIRELVARDKNHPCVVLWSIANEPESHTEEARAYFEPLFTLTRELDPTRPVGFVNVGLSPHGACLVSQYADVLMLNRYYGWYENTGDLAPAEDAWRRELEAWATEGKPIIITEYGADTVAGLHTVVPTPWSEEYQVEYLDMNHRVFDSVPAVIGEHVWNFADFATSSTSIVRVDGNKKGVFTRDRRPKAAAHLLRRRWRG